The Lutibacter profundi genome includes a region encoding these proteins:
- the ykgO gene encoding type B 50S ribosomal protein L36, which translates to MKVRTSIKKRSAECKIVRRKGRLYVINKKNPRFKQRQG; encoded by the coding sequence ATGAAAGTTAGAACATCAATAAAAAAGAGAAGTGCCGAGTGCAAAATTGTGCGTAGAAAAGGCAGATTATATGTAATCAATAAAAAGAATCCTAGATTTAAACAAAGACAAGGATAG
- a CDS encoding citrate (Si)-synthase yields MSTLKDKLYEKIQEHRLRTTKLVKEYGDKVIDQVTVSQAIGGMRGIKSLVTDISYLDPFEGIRYRGFTLPEVLEKLPKPEGADMPYVEGLYFLLLTGEIPTEIEVEELKVDFKNRRIVPHYVWDVIDAFPSNSHPMAILSAAVMSLERESHFNVKYRKGMSKMDYWDSTYEDATNLIAKMPLIGAYIYNKLYHPENGHRYPDPNLDLGGNFAYMMGKDKPYDDVSRMYFIIHADHESGNVSAHTGHLVASSLSDVYYATSAMINGLAGPLHGLANQEVLRWLQGLKDQMGGKIPSEEEMKKYVWDTLNKGQVIPGYGHAVLRKTDPRYTVQREFCLKNLPDDDLFKYVDALYKVVPDILREQGKAKNPWPNVDAQSGVVQWHYGVTQYDFYTVLFSIGRSFGVLSNIIWDRALGYALERPKSVTTDMLEEMVGIKKEMAEIE; encoded by the coding sequence ATGAGTACATTGAAAGATAAGTTGTATGAAAAAATTCAAGAACACCGATTACGAACTACCAAGTTAGTGAAAGAATATGGAGATAAGGTTATTGATCAAGTGACAGTATCTCAAGCAATTGGAGGTATGAGAGGTATTAAAAGTTTGGTTACAGATATTTCTTATTTAGACCCATTTGAAGGGATACGTTATAGAGGTTTTACATTACCAGAAGTTTTGGAAAAATTACCAAAACCAGAAGGCGCAGATATGCCATATGTAGAGGGTTTATATTTTTTACTATTAACGGGGGAAATTCCTACAGAAATAGAAGTTGAAGAATTAAAAGTTGATTTTAAAAATCGACGTATAGTACCTCATTATGTTTGGGATGTTATAGATGCCTTCCCTAGCAATAGTCATCCAATGGCAATATTATCAGCAGCAGTAATGAGTTTAGAAAGAGAATCTCATTTTAATGTTAAATATAGAAAAGGGATGAGTAAAATGGATTATTGGGATTCTACTTATGAAGATGCAACAAACCTAATTGCAAAAATGCCATTAATTGGAGCCTATATCTATAACAAATTATATCATCCTGAAAATGGGCATAGATACCCTGATCCTAACTTAGACTTAGGTGGAAATTTTGCTTATATGATGGGTAAAGATAAACCGTATGATGATGTATCACGTATGTACTTTATAATACATGCCGATCACGAAAGCGGAAATGTTAGTGCACATACAGGTCATTTAGTGGCTAGTTCATTGTCAGATGTTTATTATGCAACTTCAGCTATGATTAATGGTTTAGCAGGCCCATTACACGGTTTAGCAAACCAAGAGGTATTACGTTGGTTACAAGGGCTTAAAGATCAAATGGGAGGTAAAATACCTTCAGAAGAAGAAATGAAAAAATATGTTTGGGATACTTTAAATAAAGGTCAAGTCATTCCTGGTTACGGACATGCGGTTTTACGTAAAACCGATCCAAGATATACTGTTCAACGAGAGTTTTGTTTAAAAAACTTACCAGATGATGATTTATTTAAATATGTTGATGCTCTTTATAAAGTTGTACCAGATATTTTGAGAGAACAAGGAAAGGCAAAAAATCCATGGCCAAATGTAGATGCTCAATCAGGTGTTGTTCAATGGCATTATGGCGTAACTCAATATGATTTTTACACCGTATTATTTTCAATAGGAAGATCATTTGGTGTGTTATCAAATATTATTTGGGATAGGGCGTTAGGTTATGCACTTGAAAGACCTAAATCTGTTACAACAGATATGCTTGAAGAAATGGTTGGAATTAAAAAAGAGATGGCTGAAATAGAGTAG
- a CDS encoding DNA-directed RNA polymerase subunit alpha: MAILNFQKPDKVIMIDSTDFSGRFEFRPLEPGFGLTVGNALRRVLLSSLEGFAITSLRIEGIEHEFSTIKGVVEDVTEIILNLKQVRFKKQIEDSDKEIVNISISNQEQLTAGDLQKFISGFQVLNHDLVLCNMEKSVKLDFEISIEKGRGFVPAEENKKSGVALGTIFTDSIFTPIINVKYAVENFRVEQKTDYEKLVFDITTDGSITPKDALTEAAKILIHHFMLFSDERITLEADEIAQTETYDEESLHMRQLLKTKLVDMDLSVRALNCLKAAEVDTLGDLVSFNKNDLMKFRNFGKKSLTELDELVHNKGLNFGMDLGKYKLDKD, encoded by the coding sequence ATGGCAATTTTAAATTTTCAGAAACCCGATAAAGTAATTATGATTGATTCTACCGATTTTAGTGGTAGATTTGAATTTAGACCGTTAGAACCTGGGTTTGGTTTAACTGTTGGTAATGCTTTAAGAAGAGTGTTACTATCTTCATTAGAGGGTTTTGCAATAACATCACTTCGTATTGAAGGTATTGAACATGAATTTTCAACAATTAAAGGTGTTGTTGAAGATGTAACTGAAATTATACTGAATTTAAAGCAAGTACGTTTTAAAAAACAAATAGAGGATTCTGATAAAGAAATAGTGAATATTTCTATTTCTAATCAAGAACAATTAACTGCTGGTGATTTACAGAAATTTATTTCAGGATTTCAAGTACTAAATCATGATTTAGTTCTTTGTAATATGGAAAAATCAGTTAAATTAGATTTTGAAATTTCAATAGAGAAAGGTAGAGGTTTTGTACCTGCTGAAGAAAATAAAAAATCGGGTGTTGCATTGGGTACAATTTTTACAGACTCAATTTTTACACCAATAATCAACGTTAAATATGCTGTTGAAAATTTTCGTGTAGAACAAAAAACAGATTATGAAAAATTAGTATTTGATATTACTACTGACGGCTCAATAACACCTAAAGATGCTTTAACAGAAGCAGCCAAAATATTAATTCATCACTTTATGTTATTCTCAGATGAGCGTATTACTTTAGAAGCAGATGAGATAGCTCAAACAGAAACCTATGATGAAGAATCATTACATATGCGCCAATTACTTAAAACTAAATTGGTTGACATGGATTTATCAGTTAGAGCATTAAACTGTTTAAAAGCTGCTGAAGTTGATACTTTAGGAGACTTAGTATCTTTCAACAAAAATGATTTGATGAAGTTCCGTAATTTTGGTAAAAAATCTTTAACCGAACTAGATGAATTGGTTCATAATAAAGGTTTAAACTTTGGAATGGATTTGGGTAAATATAAATTAGACAAAGATTAA
- the ctlX gene encoding citrulline utilization hydrolase CtlX produces MQQITNTVLMIRPILFRMNEQTSVNNYYQKVLDNLTPETIQLKALQEFDNFVEKLREIGVQVILIEDIKETDTPDSIFPNNWISFHENGDIGLYPMFAENRRLERREDILDILEQKGFNIENIVDYTSAEDEKLFLEGTGSLLLDRVNRKAYCALSPRASEDLLIEFCEDFEYTPVPFISYQTIENVRVPIYHTNVMMCLGENFSVICADSINDKKERKNLLKHLKDDGKEIITITEDQVHYFTGNMLQVIGRNNQRYMVMSSSAYKSLTKQQMNRLKKHGEIIQSSLDTIEACGGGSARCMMAEVFLPKT; encoded by the coding sequence ATGCAGCAAATTACAAATACTGTTTTGATGATTCGCCCTATTTTGTTTAGAATGAATGAACAAACCTCAGTTAATAATTACTATCAAAAAGTATTGGATAATTTAACACCTGAAACCATACAACTTAAAGCATTACAGGAATTTGATAACTTTGTAGAAAAATTAAGAGAAATTGGAGTACAAGTAATCTTAATTGAAGATATAAAAGAAACTGATACACCAGATTCAATTTTTCCTAATAATTGGATTTCTTTTCATGAAAATGGTGACATTGGCTTATATCCAATGTTTGCAGAAAACAGGCGTTTAGAAAGAAGAGAAGATATTTTAGATATTTTAGAGCAGAAAGGTTTTAACATTGAAAATATTGTTGATTACACTTCAGCTGAAGACGAAAAACTATTTCTAGAAGGTACGGGTAGTTTATTGCTAGACCGCGTTAACAGAAAAGCCTATTGTGCATTATCACCCCGTGCTTCTGAAGATTTATTAATAGAATTTTGTGAAGATTTTGAATATACACCTGTGCCTTTTATATCTTATCAAACAATTGAAAATGTAAGAGTGCCCATTTACCATACAAATGTTATGATGTGTTTAGGTGAAAATTTTTCAGTAATTTGTGCTGATAGCATTAATGATAAAAAAGAACGTAAAAACTTGCTTAAACATTTGAAAGATGATGGTAAAGAAATTATAACAATTACAGAAGATCAAGTACATTATTTTACGGGTAACATGTTGCAAGTTATAGGACGCAATAATCAACGTTATATGGTTATGTCAAGTTCTGCCTACAAAAGTTTAACAAAACAACAAATGAATAGACTTAAAAAACATGGAGAAATAATACAAAGCTCTCTTGATACTATTGAAGCGTGTGGAGGAGGAAGTGCCAGATGTATGATGGCTGAAGTATTTTTACCAAAAACATGA
- the carA gene encoding glutamine-hydrolyzing carbamoyl-phosphate synthase small subunit — protein MNYTKHKKAILLLADGTVFEGMSIGKDGTSFGEICFNTAMTGYQEVFTDPSYFGQIMLSTNAHIGNYGVNEKENESDTIKISGLVCKNFSFNYSRYGSQDSLKNYFEKQNIMAISNVDTRAVVRYIRDKGAMNAVISTETDIENLKEQLKLTPKMKGLELASKVSTKEPYFFGDENSSYKISALDLGIKKNILKNLAKRDCYIKVFPFNTSFKEMNDFNPDGFFLSNGPGDPEPLKEAQNLAKEIIKRNLPLFGICLGHQVIALASNITTYKMHNGHRGINHPVKNLITGKGEITSQNHGFVVKKEDVENHPDFEITHIHLNDETLAGMKMINKNCFSVQYHPEASPGPHDSSYLFDQFIENIKKSKK, from the coding sequence ATGAACTATACAAAACACAAAAAAGCAATTTTATTATTAGCTGATGGAACCGTGTTCGAAGGTATGTCAATAGGTAAAGATGGTACCTCTTTTGGTGAAATTTGTTTTAATACTGCTATGACGGGTTACCAAGAGGTATTTACTGACCCATCCTATTTCGGACAAATAATGTTATCAACAAATGCACATATTGGTAATTATGGTGTAAATGAAAAAGAAAATGAATCTGATACAATTAAAATTTCAGGATTAGTTTGTAAAAATTTCAGTTTCAATTATTCACGATATGGCTCCCAAGATTCACTTAAAAATTATTTTGAAAAACAAAATATAATGGCCATCTCTAACGTAGATACTAGAGCAGTTGTTCGATACATTAGAGATAAAGGAGCTATGAATGCTGTAATATCTACAGAGACTGATATTGAGAATTTAAAAGAACAGTTAAAATTAACTCCTAAAATGAAAGGGTTAGAATTAGCTTCGAAAGTCTCTACAAAAGAGCCTTATTTTTTTGGAGATGAAAATTCTAGCTATAAAATATCAGCACTTGATTTAGGTATAAAAAAGAATATTTTAAAAAATTTAGCAAAAAGAGATTGTTATATTAAAGTATTTCCATTTAATACTTCTTTTAAAGAGATGAATGACTTTAACCCTGATGGATTTTTCCTGTCAAATGGACCAGGTGACCCAGAACCTTTAAAAGAAGCTCAAAATTTAGCAAAAGAAATTATAAAAAGAAATTTACCTTTATTTGGTATTTGCTTGGGGCATCAGGTAATTGCTTTGGCCAGTAATATTACCACCTATAAAATGCATAACGGACATAGGGGTATTAATCATCCTGTTAAAAATTTAATAACAGGAAAAGGAGAAATAACCTCTCAAAACCATGGTTTTGTAGTGAAAAAAGAAGATGTTGAAAACCATCCAGATTTTGAGATAACACATATTCATTTAAATGATGAAACTTTGGCAGGTATGAAAATGATAAATAAAAATTGTTTTTCAGTTCAGTACCACCCAGAAGCCAGTCCAGGCCCACACGATTCATCCTATCTGTTTGATCAGTTCATAGAGAATATTAAAAAATCAAAAAAATAA
- a CDS encoding citrate synthase, which yields MSDIAKLELDGKIYEFPIIRGSENEVSIDIKSLRTVTGGVITIDPGFKNTGSCTSKITFLDGEKGILRHRGYAIEELTKKASFLEVAFLIIFGELPTKSEFKKFEDDIKSHSLINEEMKNIIDGFPKVAHPMGMLSSLTSALTAFNSNTVDINSKEEMYQAIVKILAKFPVLASWAHRRNDGLPLNYADNSLDYISNLMQLLFRIPTEEYKINPIAVKALDELLILHEDHEQNCSTSTVRIVGSSEAGLFASISAGVSALWGRLHGGANQAVLEMLEQIRKDGGDVEKFINKAKDKNDPFRLMGFGHRVYKNFDPRARIIKNAADELFQDLNLNDPILEIAKHLEEVALKDPYFAERKLYPNVDFYSGIIYRALGVPVEMFTVMFAIGRLPGWIAQWKEMRENKEPIGRPRQLYIGETLRPFKSFEER from the coding sequence ATGTCAGATATAGCAAAATTAGAACTTGATGGTAAAATTTATGAATTTCCTATTATTAGAGGGTCTGAAAATGAGGTTTCCATAGATATTAAATCATTAAGAACAGTTACAGGAGGAGTAATTACAATTGATCCAGGATTTAAAAATACAGGTTCATGTACTAGTAAAATTACATTTTTAGATGGAGAGAAAGGAATTTTGCGCCATAGAGGATATGCAATAGAAGAATTAACAAAAAAGGCAAGTTTTTTAGAAGTAGCCTTTTTAATAATTTTTGGAGAATTACCTACGAAATCTGAATTCAAAAAATTTGAAGATGATATAAAATCACATTCACTTATTAATGAAGAGATGAAAAATATTATAGATGGTTTCCCTAAAGTTGCTCACCCAATGGGAATGCTATCCTCTTTAACAAGTGCATTGACTGCTTTTAACTCAAATACTGTTGATATAAATTCTAAAGAAGAAATGTATCAGGCCATTGTTAAAATACTAGCAAAGTTTCCTGTTCTTGCATCTTGGGCACATAGGAGAAATGATGGGTTGCCATTAAATTATGCAGACAACTCTTTAGATTATATATCTAATTTAATGCAATTATTATTTAGAATACCTACTGAAGAATATAAAATTAATCCAATTGCAGTTAAAGCATTGGATGAGTTATTAATTTTACATGAAGATCACGAGCAAAACTGCTCAACTTCAACAGTGCGTATTGTTGGATCTTCTGAAGCAGGTTTGTTTGCTTCAATCTCAGCAGGAGTATCTGCATTGTGGGGGAGATTGCACGGAGGTGCAAATCAGGCAGTTTTAGAAATGCTAGAGCAAATTAGAAAAGACGGTGGTGATGTTGAGAAATTTATAAATAAGGCTAAAGATAAAAATGACCCATTTCGCTTAATGGGATTTGGACATAGAGTTTATAAAAACTTTGATCCAAGAGCTCGTATTATTAAAAACGCAGCCGATGAGTTATTTCAAGACTTAAACTTAAATGATCCTATTCTAGAAATTGCAAAACATCTAGAAGAAGTAGCATTGAAAGATCCATATTTTGCTGAACGTAAATTATATCCAAATGTAGATTTTTATTCAGGAATTATATATAGAGCTTTAGGAGTACCTGTTGAAATGTTTACTGTAATGTTTGCTATTGGTCGTTTACCAGGTTGGATTGCTCAATGGAAAGAAATGCGTGAAAATAAAGAACCAATTGGACGTCCACGTCAATTATATATTGGAGAAACTTTACGGCCTTTTAAATCATTTGAAGAACGTTAA
- the rpsM gene encoding 30S ribosomal protein S13 gives MARIAGIDIPKNKRGVIALTYIFGIGKSRAKEILATAKVDEGTKVQDWTDQEIHDIREQVGEYRIEGELRSEIQINIKRLMDIGCYRGIRHRSGLPLRGQRTKNNSRTRKGKRKTVANKKKATK, from the coding sequence ATGGCAAGAATAGCAGGTATTGATATTCCAAAAAACAAGAGAGGTGTAATAGCTTTAACATACATATTTGGAATAGGTAAAAGTAGAGCTAAAGAAATTTTAGCTACAGCAAAAGTTGATGAAGGTACAAAAGTTCAAGATTGGACTGATCAGGAAATTCACGACATTAGAGAGCAAGTAGGAGAGTACAGAATTGAAGGTGAATTACGTTCTGAAATTCAAATAAACATTAAACGTTTAATGGATATTGGATGTTATAGAGGTATTCGTCATAGATCTGGATTACCTTTAAGAGGTCAAAGAACTAAAAATAATTCTAGAACTAGAAAAGGTAAGCGTAAAACTGTAGCTAACAAGAAAAAAGCAACTAAATAA
- a CDS encoding arginase, with protein sequence MKTIKLIKNRSDIGAGTRGSDMGVDAIEIAAINMNDNYFNCYPFEDIETENETIYNKENNSFAKRIGSVLQVCTRLSTSVAKNLNSNNFPIILSGDHSSALGTISGIKIAFPEKTLGVIWIDAHADIHSPYTSPTGNIHGMPLAAALNDDNLDYKINDVVEQTKNYWNQMKNIGVNGSKVKHSDIIYFGVRDIEEEEEAIIKKHNIKNYTVSEMRYRGFDNCLNEAINKLSNCDHIYISFDVDSMDSDLISKGTGTPVSKGFDEFEIIDIIKAFVKTKKVSCFEVVEINPTLDNKGNKMAETAFKVLKETTEAIKKTL encoded by the coding sequence ATGAAAACAATTAAACTTATTAAAAATAGATCTGATATTGGAGCAGGAACTCGTGGTTCAGATATGGGAGTTGATGCAATAGAAATTGCAGCTATAAATATGAATGATAATTATTTTAATTGTTATCCGTTTGAAGATATTGAAACAGAAAATGAAACAATTTATAATAAAGAAAATAATTCATTCGCTAAAAGAATTGGAAGTGTTTTACAAGTTTGTACACGTTTAAGTACAAGTGTTGCCAAAAACTTAAACAGTAATAATTTCCCAATTATTCTCTCTGGAGATCACTCCTCAGCTTTAGGAACCATTAGTGGAATTAAAATTGCATTTCCAGAAAAAACGTTGGGAGTAATTTGGATAGATGCTCACGCAGATATTCATTCTCCATATACATCTCCCACAGGTAATATCCACGGAATGCCATTAGCTGCAGCTTTGAATGATGATAATTTAGATTACAAAATAAATGATGTTGTTGAGCAAACCAAAAATTATTGGAATCAAATGAAAAACATTGGTGTTAACGGTTCTAAGGTAAAACATAGCGATATTATTTATTTTGGAGTACGCGATATTGAAGAAGAAGAAGAAGCGATTATTAAAAAGCATAATATTAAAAATTATACAGTTTCTGAGATGCGATATAGAGGATTTGATAATTGTTTAAATGAAGCTATTAACAAATTAAGTAACTGTGACCATATTTATATTTCATTTGATGTTGATAGTATGGATAGTGATTTAATTTCAAAAGGAACAGGTACACCAGTATCAAAGGGATTTGATGAATTTGAAATTATAGACATTATTAAAGCCTTTGTTAAAACCAAAAAAGTTTCATGTTTTGAAGTTGTAGAAATAAATCCGACATTAGATAATAAAGGAAATAAAATGGCTGAAACTGCTTTTAAAGTTCTAAAAGAAACAACGGAAGCCATTAAAAAAACGCTTTAA
- the rpsK gene encoding 30S ribosomal protein S11, producing the protein MAKASSKKRKVIVETVGEAHITASFNNIIISLTNKKGDVISWSSAGKMGFRGSKKNTPYAAQLAAEDCAKVAHEAGMRKVKVYVKGPGNGRESAIRSIHNFGIEVSEIIDVTPAPHNGCRPPKRRRV; encoded by the coding sequence ATGGCGAAAGCAAGTTCAAAAAAACGTAAAGTTATTGTTGAGACAGTTGGTGAGGCACATATCACAGCTTCATTCAACAATATAATTATATCTTTAACTAATAAAAAAGGAGATGTAATTTCTTGGTCATCAGCTGGGAAAATGGGATTTAGGGGTTCTAAGAAGAACACTCCTTATGCCGCTCAATTAGCTGCTGAAGATTGTGCAAAAGTAGCACATGAAGCAGGAATGAGAAAAGTAAAGGTATATGTGAAAGGACCAGGTAATGGAAGAGAATCAGCAATTAGATCTATTCATAATTTTGGAATTGAAGTTTCTGAAATTATTGATGTAACTCCTGCACCGCACAATGGATGTAGACCTCCTAAAAGAAGAAGAGTATAA
- the rplQ gene encoding 50S ribosomal protein L17, which translates to MRHGKKFNHLGRQTAHRKAMFANMACSLIEHKRINTTVAKAKALRQFVEPLITKSKNDTTHNRRVVFSYLRNKYAVTELFKEVSVKVAERPGGYVRIIKLGNRQGDNAPMAMVELVDYNTTYNPNGTKKKKTTRRGKTKKSEKAIETTEENKETN; encoded by the coding sequence ATGAGACACGGAAAGAAATTTAATCACTTAGGAAGACAAACAGCTCATAGAAAAGCTATGTTTGCTAATATGGCTTGTTCTTTAATTGAGCATAAACGAATTAATACAACAGTTGCTAAAGCAAAAGCCTTACGTCAATTTGTTGAGCCTTTAATTACAAAATCTAAAAATGATACTACCCATAACCGTAGAGTTGTTTTTAGTTACTTAAGAAATAAATATGCAGTTACTGAATTATTTAAAGAAGTTTCTGTTAAAGTTGCTGAAAGACCAGGAGGTTATGTTCGTATTATTAAGTTAGGAAATCGTCAGGGAGATAATGCACCTATGGCAATGGTAGAATTAGTTGATTATAATACAACTTACAATCCTAACGGGACTAAGAAAAAGAAAACCACTCGTAGAGGTAAAACTAAGAAATCTGAAAAAGCTATTGAAACTACTGAGGAAAATAAAGAAACAAATTAA
- the rpsD gene encoding 30S ribosomal protein S4, with translation MARYTGPKTKIARKFGEAIFGEDKSFEKRNYPPGQHGNNRRRGKKSEYAIQLAEKQKAKYTYGILEKQFSNLFKKASSSKGITGEILLQLCESRLDNVVYRLGIAPSRSAARQLVSHRHITVNGELVNIPSFSLNAGDVVAVREKSKSLAAIENSLANRNDVYEWLSWNSETKQGNFVSVPERMQIPENIKEQLIVELYSK, from the coding sequence ATGGCAAGATATACAGGACCAAAAACTAAAATTGCCCGTAAATTCGGAGAAGCAATTTTTGGAGAAGATAAATCTTTTGAAAAAAGAAACTATCCTCCAGGACAACACGGAAACAATAGACGTAGAGGAAAAAAATCTGAATACGCAATCCAGTTAGCCGAAAAGCAAAAAGCAAAATATACTTACGGTATCTTAGAAAAACAATTTTCAAATTTATTTAAAAAGGCATCTAGTAGTAAAGGTATTACAGGTGAAATTTTATTACAACTTTGTGAATCTCGCTTAGATAATGTAGTATATAGATTGGGTATAGCACCTAGTCGTAGTGCAGCACGCCAATTAGTTTCTCATCGTCATATTACAGTAAATGGTGAGTTAGTAAATATTCCTTCATTTTCATTAAATGCTGGAGATGTTGTTGCTGTAAGAGAAAAATCAAAATCATTGGCTGCTATTGAAAATTCTTTAGCTAATAGAAATGATGTTTACGAATGGCTTTCTTGGAATTCTGAGACTAAACAAGGTAATTTTGTAAGTGTACCAGAAAGAATGCAAATTCCAGAAAATATTAAGGAACAATTAATAGTAGAGTTATACTCTAAATAA
- the infA gene encoding translation initiation factor IF-1 codes for MAKQPAIQQDGTITEALSNAMFRVELENGHIVTAHISGKMRMHYIKLLPGDKVKLEMSPYDLTKARITYRY; via the coding sequence ATGGCAAAACAACCAGCAATACAACAAGATGGTACAATAACAGAAGCATTGTCAAATGCAATGTTTCGTGTAGAGTTGGAAAATGGGCATATTGTAACAGCTCACATCTCAGGTAAAATGCGTATGCATTACATTAAATTATTACCAGGTGATAAAGTGAAGTTAGAAATGAGCCCATATGATTTAACAAAAGCAAGAATTACTTACAGATATTAA
- a CDS encoding RrF2 family transcriptional regulator gives MLSKKTKYGLKALSYLTKQEKNVPVLISDISKAENISQKYLESILLTLKKSGILSSKKGKGGGYYLLKDPKEIKIATIMRVLEGPIAMLPCVSLNYYEKCDDCVNEELCSLSILMAEVRDSTLKILENKTLANFHCGE, from the coding sequence ATGCTTTCTAAAAAAACAAAATACGGACTTAAAGCACTAAGCTACCTTACAAAGCAGGAAAAAAATGTTCCTGTATTAATTTCTGATATTTCAAAGGCTGAAAACATATCTCAAAAATACTTGGAGAGTATTTTATTAACTTTAAAAAAGAGTGGGATTCTGTCCTCTAAAAAAGGAAAAGGAGGAGGTTATTACTTATTAAAAGATCCAAAAGAAATAAAAATAGCGACCATTATGAGGGTGCTTGAAGGTCCAATAGCTATGTTGCCTTGCGTTAGTTTAAATTATTATGAAAAATGTGATGATTGTGTTAATGAAGAACTTTGTAGTTTAAGTATTTTAATGGCAGAAGTTAGAGATAGTACTTTAAAAATACTTGAAAATAAAACACTTGCCAACTTTCATTGTGGAGAATAA
- the eno gene encoding phosphopyruvate hydratase, protein MSMIISVHARQIFDSRGNPTVEVDVVTENGVLGRAAVPSGASTGEHEAVELRDGGNDYMGKGVLTAVKNVNEIIAEEILGFSVFEQNLIDNAMIQLDGTANKSKLGANAILGVSLAVAKAAANELDLPLYRYVGGVSANTLPVPMMNIINGGSHSDAPISFQEFMIMPVLANNFTEAIKMGTEIFHNLKKILKDRGLSTAVGDEGGFAPNFENIEDALETVIKAITKAGYKAGEEVMIALDPASSEFYVDGKYDYRKFEGEKGAVRNSEQQVAYLKELSEKYPIISIEDGMAEDDWEGWKLLTEAIGEKVQIVGDDLFVTNVERLERGIEEKSANSILIKLNQIGTLTETIAAINMAHNAGYTCVISHRSGETEDTTIADLAVALNTGQIKTGSASRTDRISKYNQLLRIEEELGSTAFFPQMKAFKI, encoded by the coding sequence ATGAGTATGATTATAAGTGTTCATGCACGTCAGATATTTGATTCAAGAGGAAATCCAACAGTAGAAGTTGATGTAGTGACAGAAAACGGAGTTTTAGGTAGAGCAGCAGTACCTTCAGGAGCCTCAACAGGAGAACATGAAGCTGTTGAATTACGTGATGGTGGAAATGATTATATGGGAAAGGGAGTTTTAACAGCTGTAAAAAATGTAAATGAAATTATTGCTGAAGAAATTTTAGGATTTTCAGTTTTTGAACAAAATCTAATTGATAATGCAATGATTCAATTAGATGGTACAGCAAATAAATCAAAATTAGGAGCAAATGCAATTTTAGGTGTTTCATTAGCAGTTGCTAAAGCTGCGGCAAATGAATTAGACTTACCATTGTATAGATATGTTGGAGGGGTAAGTGCAAATACGTTACCAGTTCCAATGATGAATATTATTAATGGAGGTTCACATTCAGATGCCCCTATATCATTTCAAGAATTTATGATTATGCCAGTATTGGCTAATAACTTTACAGAAGCCATTAAGATGGGGACTGAAATTTTCCACAATCTTAAAAAAATATTAAAAGATAGAGGTTTGAGTACTGCTGTTGGAGATGAAGGTGGTTTTGCACCAAATTTTGAAAATATTGAAGATGCTTTAGAAACTGTAATAAAAGCAATTACTAAAGCGGGTTATAAAGCTGGTGAAGAAGTTATGATTGCCTTAGATCCTGCATCATCAGAGTTTTATGTAGATGGAAAATATGACTACAGAAAATTTGAAGGTGAAAAGGGAGCAGTGAGAAATTCAGAACAACAAGTTGCATACTTGAAAGAATTATCTGAAAAATATCCAATAATTTCTATTGAAGATGGTATGGCTGAAGACGATTGGGAAGGATGGAAATTGTTAACAGAAGCTATTGGAGAAAAAGTTCAAATAGTAGGAGATGATTTATTTGTAACAAATGTTGAAAGATTAGAAAGAGGTATTGAGGAAAAATCAGCAAACTCTATTTTAATAAAATTAAATCAGATTGGAACCCTAACAGAAACTATTGCAGCTATTAATATGGCTCATAATGCAGGATATACTTGTGTTATTTCACACCGTTCTGGAGAAACAGAAGATACTACTATTGCAGATTTAGCCGTTGCATTAAACACGGGGCAAATTAAAACGGGATCTGCATCTAGAACCGATAGAATTTCAAAATATAATCAATTACTTCGTATTGAAGAAGAATTAGGTAGTACAGCTTTTTTTCCTCAAATGAAAGCATTTAAAATTTAA